In Bacillus sp. 2205SS5-2, the genomic stretch ACACAACTATTCTATCGACATAATCGGGGGACGACACTTACGGATAAAGGTCATGTACTACTTTCGTTTTCAATCGAAATAATTCAGTTAGTAGATGAGGCTAAAATCGCCATAAGTGAGGATCAAACACCTAAAGGTCCCTTAGTAATTGGGTCTATGGAAACTACGGCTGCAGTCCGTTTACCAGCATTACTTTCAAAGTTTCATTTTGAGTATCCTGCAGTGGATCTTATATTAAAAACAGGACCAACAGCACAAAATGTTCAAGATGTTTTACAGTATGAACAAGATGGCGCATTTGTTGCGGGCCCGATTGAACATCCGGACCTAAATTATAAAACAGTAATAGAAGAAGAATTAGTGCTTATAACGAGTGTGTCCCATCAACCTCTATCTTCTTTTAAAGAAATACAAAATCGAACAATATTAGTATTCCGTAATGGTTGTTCGTATCGAGCGAGATTTGAAGAATGGTTACAGTATGAAGGAGTTATTCCGGAAAAAATCATGGAACTCGGTACACTTGATGGTATTATCGGTTGTGTATCTGCGGGGTTAGGAATTAGCTTACTTCCTCGTAGTGTCGTCGGGAAATATGAAAAAGAAGGCCACCTCGAACAACAATCTATTCCAAGTCAATTCGGAAATGTCAAAACGCTTTTCATTTACCGGAAAGAAAAATATATGTCGCCTGCTTTGAAAGAATTTATTGATATGTCCTGTAATGAGACACTATTAGGGAATTATACAAGATTGGTTTAAATTCAATTTTTAAACGATTTTCCTTAAAATTGCGCCACTGCGGAAGAATGTACGGAAAAATGATCGCAATTTTTTATAAGGCTGTTTTCGCAAAGTTTGTGGCTTTTCGTACCTGTGTATCATTTAAAATATAGCTTTATTTCGAGTATCACTTCATCTTTTGTTGGTATAATTCAACAGTGAAATGAACGATGTAATCAAAAATCAAATGAAATAACCAAAATGTATATTGAAAGAACCTTTTATAAAACCAATCTAAAGTTTATAGAAGAAAAAACCTTGAAAAATGCCAGAGGAACCGTCCAACTGATATCCAACTGATATATAATAGTAATATAGAAAAGAAAGATACATAATCTAATCATAGAGGAACGAGAAAGGAGGATGAATATGGAAGTGTCCCCTGCCGGTTTTTTAATTAGATTGGGAGCAATTCTGTTAGACTCATTATTTATTAATCTGCCTTTAATATTACTTGTGGGTTATGTAACAGGGGAATATTCAGACGAAAATCCTTGGGTCAATTTGCTGTTTTTACTGTATTCCGTTTCGGTTCCAATCATCTGGACAGGGTATACGGTCGGGAAGAGAATAGCGGGCATTAGGATAGTAAAAATGGATGGAAGTAACGTTCATCTAGGTACGATGTTAATGAGAACGCTTGTTTCTACATTGGTATATGGTTTGACATTGGGCATAGGCATCATTGTGAGTGCCTTTATGATCGGACTACGAGAAGATAAGCGATCGATTCATGATTTCATTGCCGGTACGTATGTTACCTATGCCCGCCCCGAAGAGCTGAAATAATTAAGAGGTTGCAGTCTCTAGATTGCAGCCATTTTTTAATCCTAGGTACTTACATAATTTCTGTACGAAAACAAAGCTGCTTTTTCGTCTCTTACTAGATTGAATCCTCCATTTCACTATTCATTTCCATTAACATAGACGAAACGATGCCCGAAACAAAGCTATATCATAGATGATCAACTGATGCGAAAAGCCACAATCTTTGCGAAAACTGCCTTTAACAAAGCAACATCAAAAAGAAAAGCTTCTTCGCTATTTAGTATTTAGTCTAAAATCTTGTATAGCTGTCCATACTAGGTAGAAACTACGAAAATACCTAGGGGCTGATGGTGTTATGGAAGATTTCCAAGAAGATTTTAATGTATTCGAAGCTGCTTTAGAGATACCTGAACCATGGTACGTTTTTCATTATGAGTTGGCAAAAGAAGAAAAAGCACTTCACATTTACCTTGAATACAGAAAAGGTGCTGAGTTTACATGTCCTAACTGTGGCTCTTCAGGGTGTAGGGTTCATGGTATTCAAGATCAGGATCGAACATGGAGGCATCTTGATTTTTGGCAATACCAAACAACTCTGCATGCAAGAATGCCGAGGGTTAGATGTGAATCATGTGGAAAAATACGTACTGTTAATATTGATTGGGCACGCCCAGGCGCCGGGTTTTCTATGTTATTTGAATACCATGTGCTGTCATTGATGGTTGAAATGCCAATTGCCGCAGTTGCTCGCAAAGTTGGCGAACACGATACCCGCCTTTGGCGAGTCTTTAAATACTACGTTGATAAAGCAGTTGAAAAAATGGATGTATCAAATGTAAAGAGTGTAGCCATGGACGAAACTTCTCGTAAAAGGGGGCATAAATACGTGACATTATTTGTTGACGCGGATACCAAACGAGTCATTTTTGTTACGACTGGAAAAGGAACAAGTGTGTTGCGGGACTTCTGTCAATTCCTTGATAGTAAGGGGGTTCCTTGCTCCCAAATCAAAGATTTCTGTTGTGATATGTCTCCATCGTTCATTTCAGGTATTGAAGAAATTTTCCCGGAAGCATCGATTACATTTGATAAATTTCATGTGATAAAAATGGTCAACGAAGCAGTAGACAACGTCCGAAGGCAAGAACAAGCCAACCAACCCGAACTAAAGAATTCACGGTATGTATGGCTTAAAAATCAAGAAAATTTTACAGAAAAGCAAAAGAATAAATATGTCAAATTAAAGGATATGGATTTAGCAACAGGTCGTGCATACCGCATGAAATTGGGACTGCAAAAAATGTTTACCAGATCAGCCGGTATCTCAG encodes the following:
- a CDS encoding RDD family protein; its protein translation is MEVSPAGFLIRLGAILLDSLFINLPLILLVGYVTGEYSDENPWVNLLFLLYSVSVPIIWTGYTVGKRIAGIRIVKMDGSNVHLGTMLMRTLVSTLVYGLTLGIGIIVSAFMIGLREDKRSIHDFIAGTYVTYARPEELK
- a CDS encoding ISL3 family transposase; this encodes MEDFQEDFNVFEAALEIPEPWYVFHYELAKEEKALHIYLEYRKGAEFTCPNCGSSGCRVHGIQDQDRTWRHLDFWQYQTTLHARMPRVRCESCGKIRTVNIDWARPGAGFSMLFEYHVLSLMVEMPIAAVARKVGEHDTRLWRVFKYYVDKAVEKMDVSNVKSVAMDETSRKRGHKYVTLFVDADTKRVIFVTTGKGTSVLRDFCQFLDSKGVPCSQIKDFCCDMSPSFISGIEEIFPEASITFDKFHVIKMVNEAVDNVRRQEQANQPELKNSRYVWLKNQENFTEKQKNKYVKLKDMDLATGRAYRMKLGLQKMFTRSAGISELYFDEWCSWATRSQLEPMIKLTKSLKRHKTGILRWFKTKMTNGLLEGINSLVQAAKRKARGYRSPENFIAMIYATVNKMDLIMRE
- a CDS encoding LysR family transcriptional regulator; the encoded protein is MDLQALLFFQTVAKLGSISKAARELNYAQSNLTAKIQKLESDLQTQLFYRHNRGTTLTDKGHVLLSFSIEIIQLVDEAKIAISEDQTPKGPLVIGSMETTAAVRLPALLSKFHFEYPAVDLILKTGPTAQNVQDVLQYEQDGAFVAGPIEHPDLNYKTVIEEELVLITSVSHQPLSSFKEIQNRTILVFRNGCSYRARFEEWLQYEGVIPEKIMELGTLDGIIGCVSAGLGISLLPRSVVGKYEKEGHLEQQSIPSQFGNVKTLFIYRKEKYMSPALKEFIDMSCNETLLGNYTRLV